A genomic window from Hypomesus transpacificus isolate Combined female chromosome 15, fHypTra1, whole genome shotgun sequence includes:
- the gpr55a gene encoding G-protein coupled receptor 55a isoform X2, whose translation MWAYWRISGMTYCNSSVCYIQWVVYVPTLVVGLPLNLAALWLLLFRIQRWTESTLYLTSLVINDSLLIFSLPFKMYAYNHLWALGTGFCTFLESLVFVNIYGSIILIVCISADRYISLQFPFESKHLRSPRKAALVSLLLWVLVFSATAPVYDLHSKDGNAYCFQGFSDETWNKLWIIVLMEAVFSACTGAMVFFSVRVMQILRNLRRRNPLDQKLRNNKSVKVVLTNLVAFLLCFIPYHVMALIYFLAKRGQAGKDIITPLRDMVHISACVSSVNCLTDGMCYYLILKENLLSARLERRRLSTRGNVEGLGKQNLLPGNSKNVLDKVPREMNLIAQSGEG comes from the coding sequence TGGGATGACATACTGCAACAGCTCCGTGTGCTACATCCAGTGGGTGGTCTACGTCCCCACACTGGTGGTGGGTCTTCCTCTCAACCTGGCAGCCCTgtggctcctcctcttcaggaTCCAGCGCTGGACAGAGTCCACGCTCTACCTCACCAGCCTGGTAATCAATGACAGCTTGCTGATCTTCTCCCTGCCCTTTAAGATGTACGCCTACAACCACTTGTGGGCGCTGGGGACTGGGTTCTGCACCTTTCTGGAGAGCCTGGTGTTCGTCAACATCTACGGCAGCATCATCCTCATTGTCTGCATCTCGGCCGACCGCTACATCTCCCTGCAGTTCCCCTTTGAGTCCAAGCACCTGCGCTCTCCGCGCAAGGCCGCGCTGGTGAGCCTGCTGCTGTGGGTGCTTGTGTTCTCTGCCACGGCTCCGGTCTATGACCTGCACAGCAAGGATGGCAACGCATACTGCTTCCAGGGTTTCTCAGACGAAACCTGGAACAAGCTGTGGATTATCGTGCTCATGGAGGCCGTGTTTTCCGCCTGCACCGGCGCCATGGTGTTCTTCTCAGTGCGTGTGATGCAGATCCTGAGGAACCTGCGCCGAAGGAACCCGCTAGACCAGAAACTAAGGAACAACAAGTCTGTGAAGGTGGTTCTGACCAACCTGGTGGCCTTCCTGCTGTGCTTCATCCCCTACCACGTGATGGCGCTCATCTACTTCCTGGCCAAGCGCGGGCAAGCGGGCAAAGACATCATCACACCACTGCGGGACATGGTGCACATCAGCGCGTGCGTGAGCAGCGTCAACTGCCTGACGGACGGGATGTGCTACTACCTCATTCTGAAGGAGAACCTGCTATCAGCCCGGCTGGAGCGACGCCGGCTGTCCACCAGAGGGAATGTAGAGGGGCTGGGGAAACAGAACCTGCTCCCAGGCAACAGTAAAAATGTTTTAGACAAAGTCCCAAGAGAAATGAACCTCATTGCTCAGAGTGGGGAGGGGTAA
- the gpr55a gene encoding G-protein coupled receptor 55a isoform X3 — protein sequence MTYCNSSVCYIQWVVYVPTLVVGLPLNLAALWLLLFRIQRWTESTLYLTSLVINDSLLIFSLPFKMYAYNHLWALGTGFCTFLESLVFVNIYGSIILIVCISADRYISLQFPFESKHLRSPRKAALVSLLLWVLVFSATAPVYDLHSKDGNAYCFQGFSDETWNKLWIIVLMEAVFSACTGAMVFFSVRVMQILRNLRRRNPLDQKLRNNKSVKVVLTNLVAFLLCFIPYHVMALIYFLAKRGQAGKDIITPLRDMVHISACVSSVNCLTDGMCYYLILKENLLSARLERRRLSTRGNVEGLGKQNLLPGNSKNVLDKVPREMNLIAQSGEG from the coding sequence ATGACATACTGCAACAGCTCCGTGTGCTACATCCAGTGGGTGGTCTACGTCCCCACACTGGTGGTGGGTCTTCCTCTCAACCTGGCAGCCCTgtggctcctcctcttcaggaTCCAGCGCTGGACAGAGTCCACGCTCTACCTCACCAGCCTGGTAATCAATGACAGCTTGCTGATCTTCTCCCTGCCCTTTAAGATGTACGCCTACAACCACTTGTGGGCGCTGGGGACTGGGTTCTGCACCTTTCTGGAGAGCCTGGTGTTCGTCAACATCTACGGCAGCATCATCCTCATTGTCTGCATCTCGGCCGACCGCTACATCTCCCTGCAGTTCCCCTTTGAGTCCAAGCACCTGCGCTCTCCGCGCAAGGCCGCGCTGGTGAGCCTGCTGCTGTGGGTGCTTGTGTTCTCTGCCACGGCTCCGGTCTATGACCTGCACAGCAAGGATGGCAACGCATACTGCTTCCAGGGTTTCTCAGACGAAACCTGGAACAAGCTGTGGATTATCGTGCTCATGGAGGCCGTGTTTTCCGCCTGCACCGGCGCCATGGTGTTCTTCTCAGTGCGTGTGATGCAGATCCTGAGGAACCTGCGCCGAAGGAACCCGCTAGACCAGAAACTAAGGAACAACAAGTCTGTGAAGGTGGTTCTGACCAACCTGGTGGCCTTCCTGCTGTGCTTCATCCCCTACCACGTGATGGCGCTCATCTACTTCCTGGCCAAGCGCGGGCAAGCGGGCAAAGACATCATCACACCACTGCGGGACATGGTGCACATCAGCGCGTGCGTGAGCAGCGTCAACTGCCTGACGGACGGGATGTGCTACTACCTCATTCTGAAGGAGAACCTGCTATCAGCCCGGCTGGAGCGACGCCGGCTGTCCACCAGAGGGAATGTAGAGGGGCTGGGGAAACAGAACCTGCTCCCAGGCAACAGTAAAAATGTTTTAGACAAAGTCCCAAGAGAAATGAACCTCATTGCTCAGAGTGGGGAGGGGTAA